The Salvia miltiorrhiza cultivar Shanhuang (shh) chromosome 1, IMPLAD_Smil_shh, whole genome shotgun sequence genome has a window encoding:
- the LOC130985176 gene encoding serine/threonine-protein kinase EDR1 isoform X1 produces the protein MDGGGQSSERFLRALLDRFESLEASHEKLKEQFQVVVHEKATGAAAREREAPSDSGGSRRYPGWGEMPGAYFSESPHKRVLEYMGHALHVSRVGSGEIIYWNRAAEKLFGYKDYEVVGQGAIELLFEEEHRNLVLAIIERMRIGESWSGQLPLRKRSGQSFIALVTKSPLYEDGELTGIVTVSSDAAVFNRTNSGNMRTRQDNANEQSKFRRINLKNIQWHQRPQIAGVPYLASSVSNLASKVLSRTRGNAPSSSDTCRSTRDGEEAEAESHDTRADRPPRAPIAKGVFGLPIGRSRTEGSCLEMEETASENSQPSKIAVKIIEKLHIGASSNLENVVDERIQQNSLEDNSRRKEAANGTCSPRHSMQSASHFHSLDASNNSVDAMKGTSDVANRKQTNLHRNLLFDSESCPGEAFSGAHQGCFEVQRHADQLPGTSLQANGNKSEANFPNTKSLNLENASNEQSDAQKNPGSAESSGSGTESSSSKGENDLPLVIGSAIQWEDLQFKEEIGQGSFAVVYRGIWNGSDVAVKVYSGNQYDEETLIDYKKEIDIMRRLRHPNVLLFMGASCTEERIAIVTEYMNRGSLFKTLHKSNQPLDIRRRLRIALDVARGMNYLHHRNPPIVHRDLKSSNLLVDKSWNVKVGDFGLSKLKYATFLTARSGRGTPQWMAPEVLRNEPSTEKSDVFSFGVILWELITERIPWVDLNSLQVVGVVGFMNSRLDIPNNIDPHISSIISECWTSNPEDRPSFKDMIPKLANLVVQASGGGLTRGASQP, from the exons ATGGACGGCGGAGGCCAGTCATCGGAGAGATTCCTCAGAGCTCTATTGGATCGCTTCGAGAGCCTGGAGGCGAGCCACGAGAAGCTCAAGGAGCAGTTCCAAGTTGTCGTGCACGAGAAGGCCACCGGCGCCGCCGCTagagagagggaggcgccgTCGGATTCCGGCGGCTCCAGGCGGTATCCCGGCTGGGGCGAAATGCCGGGGGCCTACTTCTCTGAGAGTCCGCACAAGAGGGTGTTGGAGTACATGGGTCATGCACTTCACGTCAGCAGAGTTGGCTCCGGCGAGATCATTTATTG GAATCGTGCTGCCGAAAAGCTGTTTGGGTATAAAGACTATGAAGTAGTAGGACAGGGAGCTATTGAACTACTTTTTGAAGAAGAACATCGTAATTTAGTTCTGGCAATCATTGAGAGGATGAGAATAGGAGAATCTTGGTCAGGGCAACTCCCTCTAAGGAAGCGATCTGGTCAAAGTTTCATTGCACTAGTTACAAAGAGCCCATTATATGAGGATGGTGAGCTTACCGGAATAGTTACTGTATCAAGTGATGCTGCTGTGTTTAATAGGACGAACTCGGGAAATATGAGAACACGCCAAGATAATGCTAATGAACAATCTAAATTTCGTAGAATAAATTTGAAGAACATCCAGTGGCATCAACGGCCACAAATTGCAGGAGTGCCCTACCTTGCATCTTCTGTTTCGAATTTG GCCTCCAAAGTTTTATCTCGGACACGAGGGAATGCCCCCTCCTCCTCTGATACATGTAGAAGTACAAGGGATGGAGAGGAAGCAGAAGCAGAAAGTCACGACACAAGAGCAGATAGACCACCAAGAGCCCCT ATTGCTAAGGGTGTTTTCGGATTGCCAATAGGGAGGAGTAGAACTGAAGGGTCATGCTTGGAAATGGAAGAAACAGCATCTGAAAATTCTCAGCCTTCAAAAATT GCAGTAAAAATCATAGAGAAGTTGCATATAGGAGCAAGCAGCAACTTGGAGAATGTTGTGGACGAGAGAATACAACAAAATAGTTTGGAAGATAATTCTAGGAGGAAAGAAGCGGCAAATGGGACATGTTCACCAAGACATTCAATGCAGAGTGCTTCTCATTTCCATAGTCTTGATGCCAGCAATAATTCGGTGGATGCTATGAAAGGAACGTCTGATGTTGCAAATAGAAAACAAACGAATTTGCATAGGAATCTCCTCTTTGATAGCGAGAGTTGCCCGGGCGAAGCGTTTTCAGGTGCTCATCAGGGGTGTTTTGAAGTACAAAGACATGCTGATCAGTTGCCTGGAACAAGCCTTCAAGCAAATGGAAACAAGTCCGAAGCCAACTTTCCAAATACAAAGTCACTGAATTTGGAAAATGCGTCTAATGAGCAGTCGGATGCTCAAAAGAATCCAGGTTCCGCAGAGAGTTCTGGCAGTGGAACTGAAAGCTCATCGAGCAAAGGTGAAAATGATCTACCTCTGGTCATCGGTTCTGCGATTCAATGGGAGGATCTACAGTTCAAAGAGGAAATCGGGCAAG GTTCTTTTGCAGTTGTGTATCGTGGAATCTGGAATGGATCG GATGTTGCAGTTAAGGTATACAGCGGTAATCAGTATGATGAGGAGACATTGATTGACTACAAAAAAGAG ATTGATATTATGAGAAGATTGAGGCATCCAAATGTATTGCTGTTCATGGGAGCATCATGCACGGAGGAAAGAATCGCCATTGTCACTGAATACATGAACAG GGGGAGTCTCTTTAAAACATTACATAAGAGCAACCAACCGCTGGACATCAGACGTCGTCTGAGGATTGCTCTTGACGTG GCTAGAGGGATGAACTATTTGCATCACAGAAATCCACCAATAGTGCACAGAGACCTGAAATCTTCAAACCttctagttgacaaaagctggAACGTCAAG GTTGGCGACTTCGGCTTATCAAAGCTGAAATATGCAACTTTCTTAACAGCGAGATCTGGAAGAGGCACA CCTCAGTGGATGGCCCCTGAAGTCCTTCGGAATGAACCTTCAACAGAAAA GTCGGATGTCTTTAGCTTCGGTGTCATCCTGTGGGAACTAATCACCGAACGTATTCCATGGGTCGACCTGAATTCCTTACAG GTTGTTGGAGTAGTTGGCTTCATGAATAGCAGATTAGATATTCCAAATAACATTGATCCCCATATATCTTCCATCATATCGGAATGTTGGACCAG CAATCCTGAAGATCGGCCGTCATTCAAAGATATGATCCCAAAACTGGCCAACTTAGTAGTTCAAGCAAGTGGTGGAGGTCTGACCAGAGGAGCTTCCCAGCCTTAA
- the LOC130985176 gene encoding serine/threonine-protein kinase CTR1 isoform X2, with the protein MRMASKVLSRTRGNAPSSSDTCRSTRDGEEAEAESHDTRADRPPRAPIAKGVFGLPIGRSRTEGSCLEMEETASENSQPSKIAVKIIEKLHIGASSNLENVVDERIQQNSLEDNSRRKEAANGTCSPRHSMQSASHFHSLDASNNSVDAMKGTSDVANRKQTNLHRNLLFDSESCPGEAFSGAHQGCFEVQRHADQLPGTSLQANGNKSEANFPNTKSLNLENASNEQSDAQKNPGSAESSGSGTESSSSKGENDLPLVIGSAIQWEDLQFKEEIGQGSFAVVYRGIWNGSDVAVKVYSGNQYDEETLIDYKKEIDIMRRLRHPNVLLFMGASCTEERIAIVTEYMNRGSLFKTLHKSNQPLDIRRRLRIALDVARGMNYLHHRNPPIVHRDLKSSNLLVDKSWNVKVGDFGLSKLKYATFLTARSGRGTPQWMAPEVLRNEPSTEKSDVFSFGVILWELITERIPWVDLNSLQVVGVVGFMNSRLDIPNNIDPHISSIISECWTSNPEDRPSFKDMIPKLANLVVQASGGGLTRGASQP; encoded by the exons ATGAGGATG GCCTCCAAAGTTTTATCTCGGACACGAGGGAATGCCCCCTCCTCCTCTGATACATGTAGAAGTACAAGGGATGGAGAGGAAGCAGAAGCAGAAAGTCACGACACAAGAGCAGATAGACCACCAAGAGCCCCT ATTGCTAAGGGTGTTTTCGGATTGCCAATAGGGAGGAGTAGAACTGAAGGGTCATGCTTGGAAATGGAAGAAACAGCATCTGAAAATTCTCAGCCTTCAAAAATT GCAGTAAAAATCATAGAGAAGTTGCATATAGGAGCAAGCAGCAACTTGGAGAATGTTGTGGACGAGAGAATACAACAAAATAGTTTGGAAGATAATTCTAGGAGGAAAGAAGCGGCAAATGGGACATGTTCACCAAGACATTCAATGCAGAGTGCTTCTCATTTCCATAGTCTTGATGCCAGCAATAATTCGGTGGATGCTATGAAAGGAACGTCTGATGTTGCAAATAGAAAACAAACGAATTTGCATAGGAATCTCCTCTTTGATAGCGAGAGTTGCCCGGGCGAAGCGTTTTCAGGTGCTCATCAGGGGTGTTTTGAAGTACAAAGACATGCTGATCAGTTGCCTGGAACAAGCCTTCAAGCAAATGGAAACAAGTCCGAAGCCAACTTTCCAAATACAAAGTCACTGAATTTGGAAAATGCGTCTAATGAGCAGTCGGATGCTCAAAAGAATCCAGGTTCCGCAGAGAGTTCTGGCAGTGGAACTGAAAGCTCATCGAGCAAAGGTGAAAATGATCTACCTCTGGTCATCGGTTCTGCGATTCAATGGGAGGATCTACAGTTCAAAGAGGAAATCGGGCAAG GTTCTTTTGCAGTTGTGTATCGTGGAATCTGGAATGGATCG GATGTTGCAGTTAAGGTATACAGCGGTAATCAGTATGATGAGGAGACATTGATTGACTACAAAAAAGAG ATTGATATTATGAGAAGATTGAGGCATCCAAATGTATTGCTGTTCATGGGAGCATCATGCACGGAGGAAAGAATCGCCATTGTCACTGAATACATGAACAG GGGGAGTCTCTTTAAAACATTACATAAGAGCAACCAACCGCTGGACATCAGACGTCGTCTGAGGATTGCTCTTGACGTG GCTAGAGGGATGAACTATTTGCATCACAGAAATCCACCAATAGTGCACAGAGACCTGAAATCTTCAAACCttctagttgacaaaagctggAACGTCAAG GTTGGCGACTTCGGCTTATCAAAGCTGAAATATGCAACTTTCTTAACAGCGAGATCTGGAAGAGGCACA CCTCAGTGGATGGCCCCTGAAGTCCTTCGGAATGAACCTTCAACAGAAAA GTCGGATGTCTTTAGCTTCGGTGTCATCCTGTGGGAACTAATCACCGAACGTATTCCATGGGTCGACCTGAATTCCTTACAG GTTGTTGGAGTAGTTGGCTTCATGAATAGCAGATTAGATATTCCAAATAACATTGATCCCCATATATCTTCCATCATATCGGAATGTTGGACCAG CAATCCTGAAGATCGGCCGTCATTCAAAGATATGATCCCAAAACTGGCCAACTTAGTAGTTCAAGCAAGTGGTGGAGGTCTGACCAGAGGAGCTTCCCAGCCTTAA